The Pricia mediterranea genome includes a window with the following:
- a CDS encoding DNA polymerase ligase N-terminal domain-containing protein, with the protein MGTEEYSKKRDFNQTKEPEGATGNKKSGEHPIFVIQKHDATNLHYDFRLEIDGTLKSWSVPKGPSTDPSVKRMAIPTEDHPIEYAEFEGVIPEDQYGGGTVMIWDRGAFENIKKDDDGQSISLKKSYQMGTVEVRLKGEKLQGGYALIKMKGGKMEGNWLLIKMDDDAADARRNPISTQNESVASGRTMQEIEKAAT; encoded by the coding sequence ATGGGCACTGAAGAATACAGTAAAAAAAGGGATTTTAACCAAACGAAGGAGCCAGAGGGGGCTACAGGCAATAAAAAATCGGGAGAACATCCGATCTTTGTCATCCAAAAACACGATGCTACCAACCTGCATTACGACTTTCGGCTGGAAATCGACGGCACCCTCAAATCGTGGTCCGTACCCAAGGGACCCAGCACCGATCCCAGTGTAAAGCGGATGGCCATTCCCACGGAGGACCATCCCATCGAATACGCCGAGTTCGAAGGGGTCATTCCCGAAGATCAGTACGGCGGCGGTACCGTTATGATATGGGACCGGGGCGCATTCGAGAATATTAAAAAAGATGACGACGGTCAATCGATATCCCTGAAAAAGAGTTATCAAATGGGAACCGTGGAGGTGCGGCTCAAGGGGGAAAAGCTCCAGGGCGGATACGCCTTGATAAAAATGAAGGGCGGAAAAATGGAAGGCAACTGGCTCTTGATCAAGATGGACGATGATGCCGCCGACGCCCGCCGGAACCCTATCAGTACCCAAAACGAAAGCGTCGCCAGCGGGCGTACGATGCAAGAAATCGAAAAAGCAGCAACCTGA
- a CDS encoding SDR family oxidoreductase has protein sequence MFKIAFILFLRVKIIFVTVLSSVDQRHIATSLAVFFISVHKIEDTADGIFGIEISGEISEQNLKTMDVQMRDYKRKHGNFNFLAVVHEYDYASITAMWKDFKAGLKYFGSIDKAALVSDVDWVEDAVKVLGPIAPDLKTKTFNTDEREKAVTWLTSEEAVPLAEASSPSQPHFRSNLATAAGKRPEVVVITGASGGVGRTTAWRFAESGAYIFLIARGEEALEATKNEVEARGGKAWVYIADVADAQKMKDAAAFAEEHIGAIDVWINNAMVSVFSKVSEMQSEEYRRVTEVTYLGQVYGTLAALEHMRPRNRGKIILVGSALAYRGIPLQSAYCGSKHAIQGFFESLRAELFHEGSKIGLSIVHLPAMNTTQFGWVKSRMDRKPKPMGAIFEPEVASQAIFEVAHEDVRERMVAFSTVKTVWGNRLVPEYLDHYMAEHGFEGQLTEVPEDPNRKNNLWEPVPGNHGAHGDFGAQALEYSVFNRVTKHKEIWGAIGLIAGGFLLWGALRDKNNSDDTLISNGHRTRFPSKRHNPMGSTMNAKEVMPYRKFHFL, from the coding sequence ATTTTCAAAATCGCTTTCATTTTATTCCTTCGGGTCAAAATTATTTTCGTTACGGTTCTTTCATCGGTTGATCAGAGGCATATTGCCACAAGTCTGGCCGTTTTCTTCATATCCGTTCACAAAATAGAAGACACCGCCGACGGTATCTTTGGAATCGAGATTTCCGGGGAAATTTCCGAACAAAATCTGAAGACGATGGACGTCCAAATGAGGGATTATAAGAGAAAACACGGCAATTTCAATTTTCTGGCCGTTGTTCACGAGTACGATTACGCCAGTATCACCGCGATGTGGAAAGATTTTAAAGCGGGACTCAAATATTTTGGTTCCATCGATAAAGCGGCATTGGTAAGTGACGTCGATTGGGTAGAGGATGCGGTAAAGGTGTTGGGACCCATTGCCCCGGACCTGAAGACCAAGACCTTCAACACTGATGAAAGGGAGAAGGCGGTCACCTGGCTGACTTCCGAGGAAGCAGTGCCCTTGGCGGAAGCCTCTTCGCCCTCGCAGCCGCATTTCCGATCCAATCTGGCAACGGCCGCCGGTAAAAGGCCCGAGGTGGTCGTGATTACCGGTGCCTCGGGCGGGGTCGGCCGTACCACTGCCTGGCGCTTTGCGGAGAGCGGGGCATATATCTTTCTGATCGCCCGGGGCGAAGAAGCGCTCGAAGCCACCAAAAATGAGGTGGAGGCCCGGGGCGGAAAAGCCTGGGTGTATATTGCAGACGTGGCCGATGCCCAAAAAATGAAGGATGCGGCCGCTTTTGCCGAAGAACACATCGGGGCCATTGACGTATGGATCAACAATGCCATGGTCAGCGTTTTCAGCAAGGTCTCGGAAATGCAATCCGAGGAATACAGGCGCGTGACCGAGGTGACCTACCTGGGGCAGGTGTACGGCACCCTGGCCGCCTTGGAACATATGCGGCCGCGGAACAGGGGCAAGATCATCCTGGTCGGATCGGCCTTGGCCTATAGGGGCATTCCGCTCCAATCCGCCTACTGCGGCAGCAAACATGCGATTCAGGGATTTTTTGAGTCCCTCCGGGCCGAACTCTTCCACGAAGGTTCTAAAATCGGACTCTCTATCGTACACCTGCCCGCCATGAATACCACCCAGTTCGGGTGGGTCAAATCCCGGATGGACAGAAAGCCCAAACCCATGGGGGCCATCTTCGAGCCCGAGGTGGCCTCACAGGCCATTTTCGAGGTAGCCCATGAAGACGTCCGCGAACGTATGGTCGCCTTTTCTACCGTAAAAACGGTATGGGGCAATCGCCTGGTGCCGGAATATCTGGATCATTATATGGCGGAGCATGGATTCGAGGGCCAATTGACCGAGGTGCCGGAAGACCCCAATAGAAAAAACAATCTGTGGGAGCCGGTGCCGGGAAACCACGGGGCACACGGTGATTTCGGTGCCCAGGCTTTAGAGTACAGTGTATTTAACCGCGTAACCAAACACAAAGAAATATGGGGCGCCATCGGCTTGATAGCGGGCGGTTTCCTGCTATGGGGCGCGTTACGGGATAAAAACAATTCGGATGATACCTTGATCAGTAACGGTCACCGGACAAGATTTCCTTCGAAACGACACAATCCAATGGGGTCAACAATGAATGCGAAAGAGGTAATGCCTTACCGGAAGTTTCATTTTCTTTAA
- a CDS encoding Ku protein: MRSIWNGSVSFGLVSIPIKLFSGSEERALDLDMLDSHDHERIRYKRVNEKTGEEVEWKDIVKGYKKDDGYVILEKEDFENANMKKSKTIDIEQFIEEAEVADVLFKKPYFIKPQKGGEKSYSLLRKALKETKKLGVATFVMRQKEHLSLIGVYEDALVLHVIRFEEEIRDTGELELPQEKIGKKELEMAISLIDQYTEAFDFGKFEDVYNEQLLKIIESKASGQLPKPEKFESEPTPAKDLMAQLKASLEKRKKTAS; encoded by the coding sequence ATGAGATCAATATGGAACGGTTCCGTCAGTTTTGGGCTGGTTTCCATCCCCATTAAACTGTTCTCCGGCTCCGAGGAACGCGCTTTGGACCTTGATATGCTGGACAGCCATGACCATGAGCGAATCCGGTACAAGAGAGTGAACGAAAAAACGGGCGAGGAAGTCGAATGGAAGGATATCGTCAAGGGCTACAAGAAAGACGACGGCTATGTCATCTTGGAAAAGGAAGATTTCGAGAACGCCAATATGAAAAAAAGCAAGACCATCGATATAGAACAATTTATCGAAGAGGCCGAAGTGGCCGACGTTCTTTTTAAAAAGCCCTACTTTATAAAACCACAAAAAGGCGGTGAGAAATCGTATTCCCTTTTGCGAAAGGCCCTTAAGGAGACCAAGAAATTGGGAGTGGCTACCTTTGTAATGCGCCAAAAAGAACACCTTTCCCTAATAGGTGTTTATGAGGATGCCCTCGTTTTACACGTAATCCGGTTCGAGGAAGAAATAAGGGATACCGGGGAGCTGGAGCTGCCCCAGGAGAAAATCGGGAAAAAAGAACTCGAAATGGCCATTTCCCTAATCGACCAGTACACCGAAGCCTTCGACTTTGGCAAATTTGAGGATGTGTACAACGAACAATTACTGAAAATAATTGAATCGAAGGCATCCGGGCAACTGCCGAAACCCGAAAAATTCGAATCCGAACCGACCCCCGCCAAAGATCTCATGGCGCAATTGAAGGCCAGCCTGGAAAAGCGGAAAAAAACGGCATCCTAA